AACCACATTTACCTACCAACTTTCTCCAAATAGCAAAGTTGATAATTTGGGGGGAAGCAAGGCTTAATTTGAAGGTTAAAGAACACAGGCAATAGTGTAAAAGACTCCTGAAGGGAAATACGACTGATAGTTCTTTAGGAGGTATGTCTCTTTGCAATATATGGGCTAAAAGGATGATTTCTGTATGGTATTAACACTGAAGAAAAAAAGTAGCtagtaagaaagaaagaattcatTTCACAAAGAATCTACATTTTGATTGAgagattttgaatatattttcttatgaaataataataacatcacTTTTTGTATCAGTCAGGAAAACAAACCACATTATGTATCCATTCAGCCCTTTATCATTTTTCAAAGCACTActatttaacattattttattttgtcctcaACAACAAGCCTCAAGTCAGGCAAGTAGTACTTTGGGAACAGTCTTAGATCTAGGTTCCAGTGCTTGCTTGCTCTCCTACCTACCAGTTGTGATTGCTTGAGAAAGGTACCCTCTTTGAACTCCAATTGTCTTATTTGTGCTATGTATTTCCCAGGTTTGTTGAGGATCAAATAACATTAAGAATaggcaaaaacattttgaaaactgtAATGTGCTACAAAACATAAGCTATTAAAAGGCAAAGGAAGTCTTATTTCCATGTGATAATTTAATtcattaaacaattatttttacattatctACTATGTACTAAACACTGTTGATACAAGAAAGGCTCCTAAGAAATTAAATATGAAGTGGGAAACAAACTAATAAGCAAATTAATTACAGTATAAGATACTATGAAAGGAACACAGTACAGCAATCTATTAACAGGAAACCCAGGcgtgaaaatattaaaagactTCCTCAAGGACAACCACTTAACAAGTACATGAGCAAGAGCTAAACCTAAGTCTTCTAACATCAAATCCAGACCATTATCCACCTCTCAAAATATATCAACTGCACTCCAACCTAATTTCAAACACCCTGCATCGTCAATAATTTTGCCTGGTCAAATGGTAGGTAGAACTTCTTTCTTAAACCAGTGCATATTCACTACAATCAAGGCAGAAGTCCACCTTTTCCAAAGTAAAACATATTACATAATGGGGAAAACTCATGACAATTTTAATTCAGCTCTAACACCAGTTATGTTATCTGAATGCTAGATTTTAGTATATGAATGTTACACAAAACTATTTCACTGTAGTTGAATATCATCAAAATTGCAAACATTACTGTGCAGCAGGCAGCTACATCGTTTGATAATAACTGTGACTTGGCATCAAATGAACTGAGAATAGGCAGCAAAGTTATGTATAAGAAATGCCCAAACTTCTGAAAGACACAgagttacaattttttttttaaataacaattcaGTCTGGAAAAAATTTAACACTTCTCGGCTACATCTTTTCTCCAAGAAACAATGTTTCCTgtttaatgaaaattaaagcagCATTAAGTTTGGGGGGTACTTAAAGCGAGTCTGTCGGAGTATTTAACCTCGAAGCATTCTCTTATCTTATGCTTTCAGTTAGGCTTAACCTCAGCGTGTGTAATTCTACAGTTGTAGTCTTATCATAGccaaaatatggcaaaatgaCTTTACTAAGAATAGTATCCTCCTCACTAGTATGATTTAGTTTCAATTCAAGCCGTGACGCCTGCTACAGAAAGGCAGAAATAGAGCGATATAATAATTaaacttcaattttaaaaatcaattatcaGATGAGTAAACAATTCTTGGACCTTCCTTTACCTAGATCATTTCCACACGGTGGCCCTTCCCACTGGTTCGTCGGAGAAGTGTCCTATATGGATTCCACTGAAAAGCTGGATAAATTTTTGGTAGTATTACTGGGGCGGAAGGAAAGAAGATGGAATTCTCAGACCCGGAAAAAGCAAATCACCCAGCGTCCTGGGGCGGGAAGGTGTCAGAGAGTCCTCCTGAGGCCGCCCCACCTCAAGTCACCCTTAGTTTAAGCACACTGAGGAGGCTGTACTGTTCACTTGACCAACTTTCCTTCACCAGATTCCTCCGCTCGTACAATGACGCCTCTGGAACACTGAAAGACAGACACACGGAGCCGGCGAGGAAGGACGCTTGCTACACAGCCGGCGGACGGTGGCGGTAATGTCCAGATACTTCCCGCGCAAGGACGGGAAAGGGAGGAGGTGTTAGCCCGGGGCCTACCCTCTCTCAACCACCCGGGTCACCGAACAAAACCAAAGTGAATTCTTGGAGAAACCGAGATGGCGAACTAGTCACCTGAGGTATGTGTCCGACTTCCGCACTAGGGTCCCTGCGATCTGTAACCGGGGAGATCAGACTCTCTTCCACCCGCACCAGACACGGATTCTCTTTGGCGTGCGCTTCGCTCGACCCCACTGCGCATGCGGAACCACCTCGCACCACGCAAGCGCTAACAGAAGAGAGGCCCTTCTTCACTGATCATAGAGGCGAGGTCCTCCGAGAACTAGGAAGACTGTGGGTCATGGGAGGACCTGAATAGTATTCCTTCTCGATATCTTTACTGTTCACTGAGAAACTTTCAAGGCGCGGGAGAGAGGTAGGACTCTGACTCTTTGTCCCTGAACAATGAATCCCTTCGCAAAGCTTTAGTCAACCATTAGGTGGCGCTGTGGCCAAAGACGGAAggtgaaggaagaaaaggagtgtTCTCTTTCCTCTCATTCGTTCGACCGGCGCACGGAGCGCAATGCGCAGCCGCCGGGGTGGAGCGGGTGGAGGGGCTGGGAGTCGAACCGGAATTGAGGAACAGTTCTGGGTGCGAGAACTTCAACATCCGGGCATTACCTCTTTCCCGGCCCTCCTCCTCGCCTGCCTTGCCAACAGGAAGCGGAAGTGAAGAGTGCGTGGCCCGGTGCCTCTTAGCAACGCGAGGGGTCAAGTGACCCAATCAGCTGACTCCGGTAGTGGCGTGGGGGTACTGGAATTATTGCAACCACGATTGCCCGGCCGAGACCGGAGCTGAACAGTCATCGTCAGAATGTCGGGCAAAGACCGAATTGAGATCTTTCCCTCGCGAATGTAAGTAAAGGAATGAGTTGAGCCGCACTCATAGGTTCAGGAACTCCTGCCTTGAGCACGGTTCCTCCATACCCTGAACCAGCAGCTAGGTTCCTTGTTTCTTGCGCTCATCTTCCCCTAGCTTCGTACTTCGTGAGTCCGTGGTGAGGCTTCCCAACAGCTTCCACACCCATTCCTTCTGAGTGTACCATACCGGATAGAGTGATCCCAGACTATAGGAACAGGCGCCCTGGCTTTTGTGGCGGCCCGCTGTCTCCACTCATTAACCGAGTCACTCATTCTGGTTCCCtttttatgtgccaggccctgaacAGGGCACTGGATTTATATTACTGAACCTTCGCACTCCTCCCTCACAGAGCTTACAATTTAGTGGAGAGAAAGACAAGCAAACGAGGTTTGATAAATTCTCTGAGAAGGAAGTTTAGTGCAGTGGGGAGCATATAGAAGGGACACGAAAGCCAGATTGGGGATAGAATCGAATCGTCCTCTTATGGACGTCAGATAAGACTCCACCTGCGCTGGAAAGACATCCCTTGAGTGTATGAGGCACACTTTTTTATCACCACTGCACCTTGTTCAGACCTCTGTTAATACCATCCGTCACAAAGTTAGTATTTGTTTACATACCTTTGTCTTTCACTAGAATGGTAGCGCTTTCCAGGTTGAAAGAGTGTTTTATTTACCCAAAAAAGTACCTAAAAAATATTCCTTGAACAAATCCTTGCTTTGGAGTTTGCTTAGCTGTAGAGATGCCTTTCTCTTTTGGCCTGAACTCTTAGGCCCGAGAAATAACATGGCATCCCAGGTTTTTTGGCTAGTTTGTAAAGAAAATTTTTCTCAAATATCCCCAACAGATTGTGGAGTTGTAGAGAGTAAAAATTGTTCTTATTTgtgtcctcctccttctcctccacctTTTTTTAAACGAGGAAGCAGAAAATCAGATTTGCCTATGACGTTTAGATTGATTGTGGTTCCATCTCTTAAGAATCTGGGGATACAATAAAACagtgtcaaactacaacccagagttCTCTCTCTGCTAGGGGGTTACAACTCTTAACAAAATGAATGTTTGGTTTGTTCTTGACCTTTACCTGCTGGCTTTCTAGTAGAAACTATGTACTAGGTAGGAACCAAGCTAGTTGTGGAGAATGGCAATGGATTGGAtgtgaaatatacaaatattaacatttcttgcttttattttgggaCTTTTACTTTGGGACTAAGAGGTGAGAAAACGGTGAAAGCGAAAATTGCAGTTTGAGAGTGCTCAGCTTGCAGTTTGAGAGGAAAATCAGGTGCAGAAAGTCAAtcctttctgtaaatattttcccAAGTCCCATCAGTAAGTACTTTGTCATGTAGTCAGATGTCTTTGATTCATCTGGAAACAAAGCCATCATCCTAGCTGAAggccaaatttttttttgtagggcTGAGCAGCTCTGAAACATGTAACAGAACAAATTTTTTAAGACCTGGGCTAGAAAACATACTGGTGGTTACTGTTATACAGACAGTTCCAATACTGTAAGGATAAGACACTATTATCTTGTGAAATGTTGCTTTGCTTAGACCCACTTATGCACATGAGAAATaagtttatttcttatttcttattaaaCTCAAAACAAGTTTAGAGTGAAAGCAAAAGAGACATGAAGGATTTGGAGTCAACAGAGGTCAGTCAAATCCAGGTTCTACACATACTAGCTGTAAGCCCCGGTGGGGTAAGAGTAAGAGTGTAAGTCATTCTTAAAATTCAAGAACTAAAATTTGCCCATTTCTCAGACATGCTATTACCTaggaggaaattaaaattaagcaTGGAGAATTTAATCTTAATCTATTCACCTTTATACTGTAAACTTGATGGAACCTGCAGTACTAGGGTTTGACTTAAATTTGATCCAAGTCATGGTTAGTGTCAACAATACAGTCTGTTGCATGTACACAGTGGGGTGTATAGCTCCTGCTCAGGCTGGAAGCTGAACCAGCTTTAGTTGGTTAGACTTCTGATGAGGTCAGTGCAAAGTTAGCTACTCATAGCCCTTTCAAAGAGAGAGCTGTCACTGAAGCTACTTGTAATCTTTAAGGGAGGTAGCGGGGCATGTGGTTGGGTACAGTAGACCTAGGTTTGAGCCTTAGTTTGAGCCTTGGGCAGATCACCAGAGTCAGAAATCTATGATTCAGGTTACTGCCCTGCTTTTTCATCACTGAGTGATTGTGGAAAAGTCACTTCACCTTTCTGAGCGTCATTTTCCTGATCTTTAATACAATATTTGAAGTCACTTCCAGCTACAAAATTGTCTCAGTAACTTTAACTCTATTGTAAAGAATTTCAGTATAATCTGAGAATTTAGCTAAAAGGTATAATAATTGCTGTTTCCTTTGATTATACCACGAGAGCTATGAAATTATATCCTCTTTAACAAATTACTTTAATTGCTTTGGTCATCTGATCTGTTGAATTTTATTGTCCAACACTTGTACTTCATTATTAAATTTTATCTAGCATAAGGCAGCAAGAatagaaatttttttctgttataaaaTTTCTGCTGTTGCTTTCTTGACTATGGTATTGGggtttctgatgggaaaataTTCAAATGAAGTGAAGAGACTTCAGTGTAAGTGTAGCTTGTCACTCACAGGAGTCTTATATATGCCATTTATTACCCAGAGTCACTTAcagattaataaaattattagtaTTTGAGTCTTGATTGGTAACATCAAAACAATTTAATGCcacatttttaatagaaaaagtaaaatatggtTGTGGTATAAGATTCAAAAGATACAAAAGAGTACTATAGTAAAAAGTAAATCCATTTTTTCCCCTAGCCCCATTTCCCAAAGGTAACCAGTTACCAGTTTCTGTGCATCCTGTCTAGCACTATTCTCTGCAGCTATATAAGCATATTTATCCTTTACTTTGCATAACTGAGCGCACTTTCTAGAtgctattctccttgtaatacaATATAGGGAAATTGTTCCATATGCACATGTTTatatctaccttttttttttaatgactgcttATCGTTCCATTGTatgatataccataatttatttaacattagCATGTTTTCAcccttttgctattacaaataagaCTGGAGTACTCATCTGTATCCTTGTACGTTTTCGTACATATGTGGGAATAAATCTGTAggatgcatttttcaaagtgataTTGCTGGTCCTGAAGGTAAGTGCATTTCAAATTTTGACATACATTAATGGACAGATTTCTTAAAAACCCTTAACACACATTGGATGGAAACTGAAGCATTATTTTAACTTATAAATCAAATTAAGTATTTATGCTGGCATCATAAAGTAGGGCTCTTGATAACTAatttatgatttaacaaatatttactccaGAGATAGATTAAAgaaatgtttctattttaaataaacttctcATTTATGGAACACTCGGGGTGGAAAACTGAAGAATTGAGAAACAGTTAAACTTGTCAGCTGTTTATTCTCACTCATGGCATAAAAGAATAAAGCATCATATTAACAGTATGCTTGGGAGgtatttttgcttcttttagaCAATGGTAAGAAAtgtttttgaatctgttatataggGCACAGACCATCATGAAGGCTCGATTAAAAGGAGCACAGACAGGTCGAAACCTCCTGAAGAAAAAATCTGATGCCTTGACTCTTCGATTTCGACAGATCCTAAAGAAGATAATAGAGGTAGAATGAACTTTGCTTGGAGCAGTACTGATTTTAGAAATACCTAAAGACAATCCAGCCTGGCCCTTGGTATTTTTAATTCTTAAGTTATTTTAAGTAAAACAATTTTTCCTTCAAAAGTAAAAATGCCATTGTAACTATAACAAATTTCAGATAGTTCATTTAATACaatccccattccttaccccttGCCCACAAAAGGCCTGCTTTTCTGATCTTCCGCTGCCTGCCTTGTTGCTCTTGTTTTGACCATTCTTTCCAATATTCTCCTCTATAGTTTTTGCATTacctgttccttctgcctggaatgccctttctCTAGATCTTCTCATGACTAGCTCTTCTTGTCATTCTGGTCTCTTCACAGAGGCTTTCACCCCTGATCACCCAAATCTGAGGTGACCACCATATTTACTTCTGTCATttctgcttgttttgtttttatcacagCACTTAACTACCACTTGATATTTTCTAGATTTAAGGCTTCCttctactagaatgtaagctccatgagagcagagacTTTGTCTTTTCAACACTGTATTTCCAGTGCCTAGAATagtgctggcacatagtaggttttATTTCAGTCCTTTTTGGGAAAATACATGAGTACAGAagtgtatatattaaaaaagtgaagattttctcccatactctgcccccacccccattccattCCTTCTTTCGTTTCCCAGTGGTAGTTCCTCTTGATACTTTGGATTATAAccttgcagtctttttttttttttaatagcatatACCAAAAGTATTGCTTTTGTAAAGCACACACCAAGAGCATTATGTGtggatatgtgtgtatgtatgaaggCTAGCGTTTCACTAGAGAAGCATCTTAGAATCTGGATCCAAGGACATAGTCATGTAAACTTTCATAGATAACTACCAAATTGTATAATAATTTGGGTTATACTGATGTATATTCTTATCAAATGGTGTGTGAGAGGGCCTATTTTCTTAAGTTCTTCCTAACTGggtattaatctttttttatttgttgccaATTTATTGTGTTAAAATTGATATCTTAAGTCAGTTTGCACTACTTTGATTATTTGTGagggtgagcatcttttcacatttaTTGGTAATTTGATTTGGtggatttcttctctttcttactTGTGAGAGTTCTATGTATAGTCTGGCTGTGTGTAAAATGCTAGAAATATTTGCTCCAAGTCTTTTGCTTatcttgtaacttttttttttttttaaatgttattttaattatagtTTGGTTAAGTCTATTAGTCTTTTCCTTTGCATAATTCTGGGTTACATATGACACTACACCTAAAAAGATTAGGAAAATATtctgatatattttctttaattatagtTTTTACTTAACCTTTAATAtgtctggaaatttttttttttggtataatgTCAGGTGAGAATTTatatcattttacaaatggataTGGTGCCTTTACTGTACTGAAGTCTCATATAGACCTGGGGTTGTGGAACCCTCTATTCCATTTCATTGGCTTATCTAAATTAGAGCCAgatgtatttccttattgtagcTGTATATTTTTAATACCTAGAAAGGTAACTCTGCATCCACCTGCCCTAGTTtttgttcactttaaaaaaaattattgggtaTTTTCAAGCATGAGCTTTAGAATCAGTATGCCATTAGGATTTTTATTTCACCTGCAGGTGAATTAGAGATTAATTGGAGCAAATCACTGTGTATCATTCAGGAGTAAGATAGGTCCTTTGTTAAAGCAtcatagttttctgtttcttaatatttttattctgatgttttaattataaaaatcatgGTTTTGCAACCTTGATAATGACTGTAACCAAAACTTCAAGCAAAACTGGAAATTTTTGTTTTGCCATTATCATTATCAAATTAATATTTACATTCACACCAAACATAAAATATTGATGGTTATTAAAGGAACATAGTGATATGATTTTTCCTTGCATTTGATTGAATATGCTGCTGTTTATGCTTTTCCAGACTAAAATGTTGATGGGCGAAGTGATGAGAGAAGCTGCCTTTTCACTTGCTGAGGCCAAGTTCACAGCTGGGGACTTCAGGTAAGAATTAAAAATGgagtgttttgaaaaaaaaaaagtactttctTGTTCATAATTTCATATAGAAACCACttttagctttaaaaatattaacattaaagacattttatagtaataataaaaaagaacacctttaACTCTGTCACCTCAACCACCACTGTTTTTATCCCTTTCCACATGTATCTTTTACATAGTTGCAGGCCCGGGATACTTAACATCTTATGatccattttcttttaactttatatcataaacatttttccatgttttcacatgGTTGCATAGTTTTTCTTtagatgtaccataatttattaaatGTTCCTCTTAATGCTGATTTTTAGGTTTTTGAAATATTAGAGTATGTGCAGCGAACATCTTCATGcgtatatatttttgtttctatttaattatttacttaggataaatttctaaaaatggaaTTGGTTATTTAAAGTACATGAACTTTATGACTTTTGTCAAATCAGTGTATGCTTTACAAGCCTACAAAATAGTTTACATTACTGCTTTACAAAAGGATTGTGCCAGTTAACATAGATAAGTGATTCTCCAAGTAACCTTGTAAGGTAGATAAGACAAGCATTGTCTTAGTTTTATTATCTAAGAACTTTACCTGGTGGCAGGTCTTCTAGTCCGAGGGGCCCTGAACCTTTGAAGTGGTAGACTTTAATTTTGGGCATACTGGTAGGATAACAACTTGAATTGACATCTAGTAGAAGGAGGGAATCAATAGTGTGGTTTCAGGTTAACCACCTGAAAAACATCTTACTGGGAAAAACACCttacttatgtgtgtgtgtgtgtgtgtgtgtgtgtgtattttcttcttttattttttattgtgaacttgaacatatatacataacagtgataactttcaaagtatgatttcacaaattgttagcaaatttcaaagaatgtcatgggtcacagttccacaacttcagccatttcaattattgtaaaatataacatacatacagaaagaacaCCTTACTTTTTGACAGTAACTGATGGTGAGTCAGACATGGCCAGATGAAAGTCAGATAGATTCCAGGGTAAAGGAATTGAACTTCTGTTTAACCATTTGAGCAGCAAACCTAGAAAGAGGGAAAGTTTCCTCTAAATTACATTAGGTGAATAAGAAATCCCAGTCATATTCATGCACTACATGTATGACTGAAAACTCAAGCATTTTGTGACTTTCAGAATCATTCTCTGTTGTTATCTTATGATTAATGTTTTGAATATTGtccattttctcctctttgaGGCCCTCCTCTGGCCCCAgagatttttctcctttcatgGAAAAGACAATTATCAAAACTTAATTGTGGCATCACACTCTTTCTGATTTAATGTTGAAAGTATTCAGTGGATCCCTTTAGACTTATTTCTTGCTCTAAAAACACAACTAAATAAAGGCTCTTTGTTTTCTACAGCACCACAGTTATCCAAAATGTGAATAAAGCCCAAGTGAAGATTCGTGCAAAGAAAGATAATGTAGCAGGTAACTTTTCAAATCATTAGAAGTCTTGGGGGAGAAAAGAGGACTCTTAAATTAACCTGTTTATACAGCAAGGTCTTGAtgtctcagtttctctcttttattcagAATAGGTTGATTTGCTTCACATGTTAAAACCATTGCAACAATCAGATCCCTTATCACTCAGGAAAATTTGACTTTTGAATAAAATGAACACTTAAGAAGGCAGGTTCCTAAATTTATTAATTGCAACCAGTAACAATTCCAGTCTTAATGTCTTGACTTGATTATTTGATGAACAAGAAACATGGGAAATAGTAATTAAGAAACTGTACTTTAGGGATATTTTTGTGAATCCATATATGCTTATGTGTTTCACAGGAGTTACATTGCCAGTGTTTGAACATTACCATGAAGGAACTGACAGTAAGTGTAAAACGTTTTATGTTAGTGTCTCTGGATCTCTTCCTGATTCCTCTTAAAATGAACCTTGTCCAGAAAATGGGTTAGGTAGACCTTCCTAGAATTCAGCGGTTCCAGTGTGAGAACTCCTCTTACCTGATGCAGTCAGGACAATATTTATGAGTTAATCAAAGAGTTTGTAATGGCAGGGAGTCATAAAAATTCTACGTATCTTAAAAAATTTCAACCTAGAAGTATATGAATGTACAgtcatttgtcattttaaaaatatgaagctATGATCTTTTCTTTGAGTATGAATCCACTGATTAGATTTCTGTGTTCTTTCTGCATATACCACATGCATAATGCattgtttataattttcagtTTGGGTTtctttaaagtagaataaaatctTAAACACTGATACAATCTGAATGCTAAATCATTCTACATTTTTGTAGCCCCCTTCCAATTTTTTATAATTCTCTCACCCATTCCTAATTTGACAGCATTTTTGGGGGTAGCAGCACATCCTTATTGACTCTCCAAAGTAATCAACTTATTTTTCTCATAGACACAATACTCTTTCTTTTGGCACTCATATTTTATTGGTTTATGTAATAATTAAATCACATGGAATAATACGTACAGTTTGAATAGAGTAGAGCATTCTAGAGAGCTGCCCGTTAACAGAGTGTCATTGTACTGTGGGCCTTGGGCAGTATGATTTACCAAGGGAATGGAGGTATTGGTTAATCCAGCAAGGTAGTGATGTGAAAGCTGGTTAAAAGCTTCTCCTATCCTTTGTTATTTAGAATAGGGTCTTCGTGGAAAACTTTATTCAGCAGCATGCTTCTCTAGTGTTGAGGGAGTGAGTTGGACACTTCATGTCTTCATATATATAACGGGTTAGTGAATTTATCTTTACATGTTCAGTATTATTCTGAATTATCTTCTTTCTGGGAAATTTTAGGGAaagattatttattctatttacaaatgttGTCTGACTGGCTTTTTCAGGTTATGAACTGACTGGTTTAGCCAGAGGTGGGGAACAGCTGGctaagttaaaaagaaattatgCCAAAGCAGTGGAACTACTGGTGGAACTGGCTTCGCTGCAGGTAAGTAGCAGAAGAGCTAGAGAACTGCAGTTTTATTTTGAATGGAGAAGATTCAGGTCTTGAGTCAGAGCATACTGCAGTTAGTATTTTTAACTGTTTCTATGAACCTATCCTTAGATCCTTTGATTTCTGAAATAGTGGCTTCTGCATCattgtccttatttttttttttttttactaacaaAATGTTTGGGCATTTTCACTCTTTGCTAGGTGAGAAAATCAAGAATTGACACTGGACTTAAATACATGAAGTCTATTTTTAGGGAGGTCCTTTGTGACCAGT
The Choloepus didactylus isolate mChoDid1 chromosome 4, mChoDid1.pri, whole genome shotgun sequence DNA segment above includes these coding regions:
- the ATP6V1D gene encoding V-type proton ATPase subunit D produces the protein MSGKDRIEIFPSRMAQTIMKARLKGAQTGRNLLKKKSDALTLRFRQILKKIIETKMLMGEVMREAAFSLAEAKFTAGDFSTTVIQNVNKAQVKIRAKKDNVAGVTLPVFEHYHEGTDSYELTGLARGGEQLAKLKRNYAKAVELLVELASLQTSFVTLDEAIKITNRRVNAIEHVIIPRIERTLAYIITELDEREREEFYRLKKIQEKKKILKEKSEKDLEQRRAAGEVMEPANLLAEEKDEDLLFE